The nucleotide window CTGGGCGATGCCGCCCATTTTCAGGATGGCCAGGAAACCGAAATAAAGCTCGGGAACCTTGTCCATGAACAGGCAGATGCGCTCGCCGGGCTGCAGCCCGAGATTTTTAAGGAACTGGGCGATGGCATTGGTCAGCAGGCGCATATCGTTGAAGGTGTACTTTTTCACTTCGCCGGCATGGCCTTCCCAGATCAAGGCCAGCTTGCCGCCCTTGCCCTGGCGGCAGATGCGATCGCTGCAGAATTCACCGATGTTGATGACGTCGCCGGCTTTGTAGCCAAGTTCCTTCTCTGAAATTGCCCACTTGAAATCCTTGAGCTCTTCTTCATACGTGCGCATGTTGGTCATATTTGTCCTCCGGTCGATCTTGCTTATCGTGTTGCGGATAAATGCAAAACGATTTTATAGATTAGTTGCCGGATTTTGTCAAGGGAGGGGGATGGCCTGCTGCCATCGGTGTACGGTTGACGGTTTACGGTACACGGTAAGAAATGGGAGGCGGGCTTGGGCTTTTTTAATGAAATGAGTCTTTTCTCACCATCGACCGTCCACCGTCTGCCGTACACCGTGTCAAGGGCAATTGACAGACTTTCGGTGAAGCTCTAAAATGACCGCATGCCTGGCCCCAAACCATCGTATCAGAACCTGGAGCGCTACTTCATCCGCCTCAAGGCGGGGCAGAGCATGCTGTTGTCCGAGGCGCTGCAGAAGCACCTGCGGGTCACGGCCGATCAGGCTCAGGAACTGCTGTTGCAGGGGAGCGTCTGGGACAACGAGCGCAAGGCGCGTTTAAGGGACGGGCGCATGATCGTCACTTCCCAGCTCATTCGCGTTGACCGGCCGAAATTCACCCTCCGGGAATTCCGGCTGCTTCCCGAAGACATCAAGTTCGAGGACGAGCAGTTGTTGGTCGTCTTTAAACAGGGCGGCGTGCCGGTCCAGCCCACACCATACAGTGATATCGACAACCTGCTGCGCTGGGTCCAGAAATACTTTGACGAAAAACACATCCGCTACCGGGCGGCGCCGATCAACCGGCTGGATCTGCCGGCCCAGGGGTTGGTTT belongs to Candidatus Aminicenantes bacterium and includes:
- a CDS encoding pseudouridine synthase; protein product: MPGPKPSYQNLERYFIRLKAGQSMLLSEALQKHLRVTADQAQELLLQGSVWDNERKARLRDGRMIVTSQLIRVDRPKFTLREFRLLPEDIKFEDEQLLVVFKQGGVPVQPTPYSDIDNLLRWVQKYFDEKHIRYRAAPINRLDLPAQGLVFFAKDKKSEIAMHRQFQQHQVRKRYLAATEVFPG